Proteins found in one Colletes latitarsis isolate SP2378_abdomen chromosome 8, iyColLati1, whole genome shotgun sequence genomic segment:
- the LOC143344992 gene encoding pseudouridylate synthase TRUB2, mitochondrial: MAFQTKSVIVNANDARVLYKALCGVCVLYKPTYMCFEKLKYTLITNLCRDLNNKNVRPPVKYVSIEGPTNSPMRVDTHDSYSDNILVVGPRYQKQDFILGASRIVLAESSGVVVCGINFGTSFIKTIRYSNFTKFYKVKGLLGQATDTYFYTGKIKERSTYKHVKRGHIDKICSSMQSSHQRKMFENCGVDIQSQAAYDLAVKGLLRPADRKIPMIYTIRCIDFSPPEFTLEIVCINEDEMYLKTIIHDLGMRLHSTATCTQINCVQDGLFNVNIALLKKHWTLHDILTNMQMCHKIIQNNKRVLYRGSPTLMEYNTDNVATPQKELEL, translated from the exons ATGGCTTTCCAAACAAAAAGTGTGATAGTAAACGCAAATGACGCAAGGGTCTTGTATAAAGCATTATGCGGCGTATGTGTTCTTTATAAACCCACGTACATGTGTTTCGAAAAACTGAAATATACGCTGATCACCAATTTATGCAGAG ATCTTAACAATAAAAATGTACGACCGCCAGTTAAATATGTAAGCATAGAAGGTCCAACTAACAGCCCTATGAGAGTTGACACACACGATAGCTATTCGGACAATATATTGGTAGTAGGACCTCGTTATCAAAAACAAGATTTTATATTAGGAGCTTCAAGAATCGTTCTAGCAGAAAGCTCCGGTGTTGTAGTCTGTGGTATCAATTTTGGTACTTCATTTATAAAAACGATAAGATACTCGAACTTTACAAAGTTTTACAAGGTAAAGGGGTTGTTGGGTCAAGCAACAGATACTTATTTTTATActggaaaaataaaagaaagatctacatacaagcatgtgaaaagaggtcacattgacaaaatatgcagTTCAATGCAATCTTCTCATCAAAGGAAGATGTTCGA AAATTGTGGGGTTGATATACAGAGTCAAGCAGCATATGATTTAGCAGTGAAAGGTCTACTTAGGCCAGCAGATCGTAAAATTCCTATGATATATACAATCAGATGCATAGACTTTTCACCACCCGAGTTCACTCTGG AAATTGTCTGTATAAACGAAGATGAAATGTATTTGAAAACTATAATTCATGATCTGGGAATGAGGCTTCATAGTACTGCTACTTGTACCCAAATAAACTGTGTTCAAGATGGATTATTTAATGTTAACATTGCATTATTAAAAAAACACTGGACTTTACATGATATTTTAACGAATATGCAAATGTGTCATAAAATCATTCAAAATAATAAACGTGTACTATATAGAGGTAGTCCCACATTAATGGAGTATAATACTGATAATGTAGCCACACCTCAAAAAGAATTGGAATTGTGA
- the Drosha gene encoding ribonuclease 3 drosha isoform X1 has product MANPPNAGQSYFWSSEVSQPQNMGYYSVPPPSFPPPNFRQPPPSYNVPVSTIPENKATNFGSSYHSVTTCYQSGVPSSYSDVSYQNQIDTQYSNQNFGLSGYSQPVPGGFNSNWDSRNTYQNNTGTEWISNNYSSDWNKYQNDRNSWNESNKVQEDDGKSMCNKYNEFTSSRKSEWRYRDKESSSSRTVNSKRSRSPECRSRSSRSPHRSRYDSQRDRPSKYHKNSSSSRERSHNEENADRRSSYRRNNSYVPRSQRSFTSHRSRKRSRSQESYSTKASSPSNSSSSKRDLTERELLLEKYRQDYCATSKDMERKMDELSAMGPEGIMENARKVWTRTAPADLYYSRDESNSKVMRGTLKLYELCELFKKVLIDRAAAARALQPPYEPPPRKTRARLCKHKSEVCSSSSSDSDSSMDEDDRTMEELMAKKQHPQRLHPEMWFNDPGEMNDGPLCRCSAKSRRSGIRHGIYAGEGAINKCNLNSNNADKLYHYRITISPPTNFLTKTPTIIKHDEHEFIFEGFSMLSHFPLVKLPTCKVIRFNIEYTILYIDEKLPENFTIQELDCFQTYLFKEILELVDFDLQAAQDKSGCGQFHFMPRFVRDLADNGQEILSMNEVLNYLIKSSKLLIDPDDLPRLVEMPQYKWQNFADEVKGMIVTYPGKKPCSVRVDQLDRSQTDQPSGAIAHPEIVHFGIRPPQLSYAGNADYQKAWRDYVKFRHLLANMPKPSFEDKRKLEAKENKLQELRTQSKMKRDVTVDVSSEGFYRTGIMCDIVQHAMLIPVLVCHLRFHKSLDNLERTLGYRFKNRYLLQLALTHPSYRENFGTNPDHARNSLTNCGIRQPEYGDRRIHYMNTRKRGINTLINIMSRFGARTETESSIAHNERLEFLGDAVVEFLTSIHLFHMFPDLEEGGLATYRAAIVQNQHLAVLAKKLNLEEYMLYAHGSDLCHDLELRHAMANCFEALMGSLFLDGGIEVADRVFGETLFKDEEDLAKVWVNYPKHPLQEQEPTGDRQWIPSFELLQKLTKFEESIGIEFTHIRLLARAFTDRSIGYTNLTLGSNQRLEFLGDTVLQLIVSEYLYKYFPEHHEGHLSLLRSSLVNNKTQAVVCDDLGMTQYALYGNPKAELKTKDRADLLEAFLGALYVDKGLEYCHVFCDVCFFPRLQDFIMNQDWNDPKSKLQQCCLTLRTMDGGEPDIPVYKVIECKGPTNTRVYTVAVYFQGKRLAKASGHSIQEAEMNSAKEALEKSQDLFPQLDHQKRVIAKSMKMQQWPNKHKTRGKSMKPTDRHDDSDCSQRSKRSRSEA; this is encoded by the exons TCAGTGACAACCTGTTATCAAAGTGGAGTTCCAAGTTCTTATTCCGACGTTTCATATCAAAATCAAATAGACACACAGTACAGTAATCAAAATTTTGGACTTTCTGGTTATTCCCAGCCAGTGCCCGGAGGTTTTAATTCAAACTGGGACAGTAGGAATACCTATCAAAATAATACTGGCACAGAATGGATTTCCAACAATTATTCCTCCGATTGGAATAAATATCAAAATGATAGGAATTCTTGGAACGAATCTAATAAAGTACAAGAAGATGATGGAAAGTCTATGTGCAATAAATACAATGAATTTACAAGTAGTAGAAAATCAGAATGGAGATACAGGGACAAAGAATCTTCCAGTAGTCGTACGGTTAATAGTAAACGTTCTAGAAGTCCTGAATGTAGATCCAGATCTAGTAGATCGCCTCATCGGTCTAGATATGATTCTCAAAGAGACAGACCTTCTAAATACCACAAAAATAGTTCAAGTTCTAGAGAACGTTCGCATAATGAAGAAAATGCAGATAGAAGATCATCTTACAGAAGAAACAATTCGTATGTACCACGTTCTCAAAGATCATTTACAAGTCACAGAAGTAGGAAAAGGTCAAGATCTCAAGAATCTTACTCTACTAAAGCCAGTAGCCCAAGTAATAGTTCCTCTAGTAAGAGGGATTTAACAGAAAGGGAATTACTTCTAGAAAAATAcag GCAAGATTATTGCGCGACTAGCAAAGATATGGAAAGGAAAATGGATGAATTATCTGCTATGGGACCTGAAGGTATTATGGAAAATGCAAGGAAAGTCTGGACGCGTACAGCGCCAGCAGATTTGTATTATAGTAGAGACGAAAGTAATTCAAAAGTAATGAGAGGCACGCTTAAATTGTACGAATTATGCGAGTTATTTAAGAAAGTATTAATCGATAGAGCCGCGGCTGCAAGAGCTTTGCAG CCTCCTTACGAACCACCTCCGCGGAAAACTAGAGCTCGTCTGTGTAAACACAAATCGGAGGTGTGTAGCAGCTCTTCTTCCGACAGCGATAGCTCGATGGACGAGGACGACAGAACAATGGAAGAACTAATGGCAAAGAAACAGCACCCACAAAGATTACATCCTGAAATGTGGTTTAATGATCCTGGAGAA ATGAATGATGGACCGTTATGTAGGTGTAGCGCGAAATCAAGAAGATCTGGAATTAGACACGGAATTTATGCTGGAGAAGGTGCGATAAACAAATGCAATTTAAACTCAAATAATGCTGATAAATTATATCATTATCGGATCACGATTAGTCCACCAACGAATTTCCTTACTAAAACACCGACAATTATCAAGCACGATGAACACGAATTTATATTTGAGGGATTTTCTATGCTCTCTCATTTCCCTCTAGTAAAATTGCCGACTTGTAAAGTAATTAGATTTAATATAGAGTATACAATTCTTTATATAGACGAGAAACTGCCAGAAAATTTCACCATCCAGGAACTGGATTGTTTTC AAACTTACTTATTCAAGGAAATATTGGAACTTGTAGATTTTGATTTACAAGCGGCGCAAGATAAATCCGGTTGTGGACAATTCCATTTTATGCCGAGATTCGTACGCGATTTAGCCGACAACGGACAAGAAATCTTATCGATGAACGaggttttaaattatttaataaaaagtaGTAAACTGTTAATAGATCCAGATGATCTACCTAGGTTAGTAGAAATGCCGCAATATAAATGGCAAAATTTTGCCGATGAGGTGAAGGGCATGATTGTTACATATCCTGGAAAAAAGCCGTGTAGTGTTCGTGTCGATCAGTTGGATAGAAGTCAAACCGATCAACCATCCGGTGCAATTGCTCACCCCGAGATTGTTCATTTTGGAATTAGACCGCCGCAGCTTAGTTATGCAGGAAACGCAGA CTATCAAAAAGCGTGGAGGGATTATGTGAAATTTCGTCATTTATTAGCAAACATGCCGAAACCATCGTTTGAAGATAAGAGAAAGCTAGAAGCGAAAGAGAATAAACTCCAAGAATTAAGAACTCAAAGTAAAATGAAACGTGATGTTACCGTGGATGTTAGTTCCGAAGGATTTTATAGAACCGGAATAATGTGTGATATAGTGCAACACGCCATGTTAATCCCTGTACTTGTTTGCCACCTTAGATTTCATAAATCCTTGGACAATTTAGAACGTACATTGGGATACCGATTTAAGAATAGATACCTCCTTCAATTGGCGTTAACGCATCCCAGTTACCGTGAAAACTTTGGTACAAATCCAGACCACGCGCGGAATTCTTTGACCAATTGCGGGATAAGGCAACCCGAGTACGGCGATCGACGAATTCATTACATGAATACACGGAAACGTGGTATTAATACGTTGATTAATATAATGTCAAGATTCGGGGCGAGAACGGAAACGGAATCTTCGATAGCGCACAATGAAAGACTGGAATTCTTGGGAGACGCGGTGGTCGAGTTTCTTACATCGATTCATCTGTTCCATATGTTTCCTGATTTGGAAGAAGGTGGTTTGGCTACTTACAGAGCAGCGATCGTTCAAAACCAACATCTCGCCGTATTAGCGAAAAAATTAAACTTGGAGGAATACATGCTGTACGCGCATGGTAGTGATCTTTGTCATGATTTAGAATTGAGGCACGCAATGGCGAATTGTTTTGAAGCGTTGATGGGGTCGTTGTTTCTCGACGGAGGTATAGAAGTCGCCGATAGAGTGTTTGGGGAAACACTTTTTAAAGACGAGGAAGATCTTGCGAAAGTTTGGGTGAACTATCCTAAACATCCTTTACAAGAGCAGGAACCAACAGGTGACAGACAGTGGATACCAAGCTTTGAACTCTTGCAA AAGTTAACAAAGTTCGAAGAATCCATTGGTATAGAATTCACCCACATACGTCTTCTAGCAAGAGCATTCACCGATCGCAGTATAGGATACACGAACTTAACGTTGGGTTCTAATCAACGATTAGAATTTTTAGGAGATACCGTATTACAACTCATAGTTTCTGaatatttatacaaatatttCCCAGAACATCACGAAGGTCATTTATCT CTTTTACGAAGTTCTCttgtaaataataaaacacAAGCAGTCGTGTGCGATGATTTAGGGATGACTCAGTATGCGCTTTACGGTAATCCAAAGGCTGAACTGAAAACAAAAGACAGAGCAGATTTGCTGGAAGCATTTTTAGGGGCTCTTTACGTCGACAAGGGCTTGGAATATTGTCACGTTTTCTGCGACGTGTGTTTCTTCCCGCGTTTACAAGACTTCATTATGAATCAAGATTGGAATGATCCAAAGAGTAAATTACAACAGTGTTGTCTGACGTTAAGAACAATGGATGGTGGAGAACCTGATATTCCTGTGTACAA AGTGATCGAGTGTAAAGGGCCAACAAATACAAGAGTGTATACCGTTGCCGTGTATTTTCAAGGGAAAAGATTAGCAAAAGCGTCGGGTCATAGTATTCAAGAAGCAGAAATGAATTCGGCCAAAGAAGCTTTAGAAAAATCTCAAG ATTTGTTTCCGCAATTAGACCATCAAAAACGTGTAATAGCGAAAAGCATGAAAATGCAACAATGGCCAAACAAACATAAGACAAGGGGAAAGTCTATGAAACCTACAGATAGACACGATGATTCCGATTGCAGTCAACGTTCTAAACGAAGTCGAAGCGAAGCATAG
- the Drosha gene encoding ribonuclease 3 drosha isoform X3 — protein sequence MANPPNAGQSYFWSSEVSQPQNMGYYSVPPPSFPPPNFRQPPPSYNVPVSTIPENKATNFGSSYHSVTTCYQSGVPSSYSDVSYQNQIDTQYSNQNFGLSGYSQPVPGGFNSNWDSRNTYQNNTGTEWISNNYSSDWNKYQNDRNSWNESNKVQEDDGKSMCNKYNEFTSSRKSEWRYRDKESSSSRTVNSKRSRSPECRSRSSRSPHRSRYDSQRDRPSKYHKNSSSSRERSHNEENADRRSSYRRNNSYVPRSQRSFTSHRSRKRSRSQESYSTKASSPSNSSSSKRDLTERELLLEKYRQDYCATSKDMERKMDELSAMGPEGIMENARKVWTRTAPADLYYSRDESNSKVMRGTLKLYELCELFKKVLIDRAAAARALQPPYEPPPRKTRARLCKHKSEVCSSSSSDSDSSMDEDDRTMEELMAKKQHPQRLHPEMWFNDPGEMNDGPLCRCSAKSRRSGIRHGIYAGEGAINKCNLNSNNADKLYHYRITISPPTNFLTKTPTIIKHDEHEFIFEGFSMLSHFPLVKLPTCKVIRFNIEYTILYIDEKLPENFTIQELDCFQTYLFKEILELVDFDLQAAQDKSGCGQFHFMPRFVRDLADNGQEILSMNEVLNYLIKSSKLLIDPDDLPRLVEMPQYKWQNFADEVKGMIVTYPGKKPCSVRVDQLDRSQTDQPSGAIAHPEIVHFGIRPPQLSYAGNADYQKAWRDYVKFRHLLANMPKPSFEDKRKLEAKENKLQELRTQSKMKRDVTVDVSSEGFYRTGIMCDIVQHAMLIPVLVCHLRFHKSLDNLERTLGYRFKNRYLLQLALTHPSYRENFGTNPDHARNSLTNCGIRQPEYGDRRIHYMNTRKRGINTLINIMSRFGARTETESSIAHNERLEFLGDAVVEFLTSIHLFHMFPDLEEGGLATYRAAIVQNQHLAVLAKKLNLEEYMLYAHGSDLCHDLELRHAMANCFEALMGSLFLDGGIEVADRVFGETLFKDEEDLAKVWVNYPKHPLQEQEPTGDRQWIPSFELLQKLTKFEESIGIEFTHIRLLARAFTDRSIGYTNLTLGSNQRLEFLGDTVLQLIVSEYLYKYFPEHHEGHLSG from the exons TCAGTGACAACCTGTTATCAAAGTGGAGTTCCAAGTTCTTATTCCGACGTTTCATATCAAAATCAAATAGACACACAGTACAGTAATCAAAATTTTGGACTTTCTGGTTATTCCCAGCCAGTGCCCGGAGGTTTTAATTCAAACTGGGACAGTAGGAATACCTATCAAAATAATACTGGCACAGAATGGATTTCCAACAATTATTCCTCCGATTGGAATAAATATCAAAATGATAGGAATTCTTGGAACGAATCTAATAAAGTACAAGAAGATGATGGAAAGTCTATGTGCAATAAATACAATGAATTTACAAGTAGTAGAAAATCAGAATGGAGATACAGGGACAAAGAATCTTCCAGTAGTCGTACGGTTAATAGTAAACGTTCTAGAAGTCCTGAATGTAGATCCAGATCTAGTAGATCGCCTCATCGGTCTAGATATGATTCTCAAAGAGACAGACCTTCTAAATACCACAAAAATAGTTCAAGTTCTAGAGAACGTTCGCATAATGAAGAAAATGCAGATAGAAGATCATCTTACAGAAGAAACAATTCGTATGTACCACGTTCTCAAAGATCATTTACAAGTCACAGAAGTAGGAAAAGGTCAAGATCTCAAGAATCTTACTCTACTAAAGCCAGTAGCCCAAGTAATAGTTCCTCTAGTAAGAGGGATTTAACAGAAAGGGAATTACTTCTAGAAAAATAcag GCAAGATTATTGCGCGACTAGCAAAGATATGGAAAGGAAAATGGATGAATTATCTGCTATGGGACCTGAAGGTATTATGGAAAATGCAAGGAAAGTCTGGACGCGTACAGCGCCAGCAGATTTGTATTATAGTAGAGACGAAAGTAATTCAAAAGTAATGAGAGGCACGCTTAAATTGTACGAATTATGCGAGTTATTTAAGAAAGTATTAATCGATAGAGCCGCGGCTGCAAGAGCTTTGCAG CCTCCTTACGAACCACCTCCGCGGAAAACTAGAGCTCGTCTGTGTAAACACAAATCGGAGGTGTGTAGCAGCTCTTCTTCCGACAGCGATAGCTCGATGGACGAGGACGACAGAACAATGGAAGAACTAATGGCAAAGAAACAGCACCCACAAAGATTACATCCTGAAATGTGGTTTAATGATCCTGGAGAA ATGAATGATGGACCGTTATGTAGGTGTAGCGCGAAATCAAGAAGATCTGGAATTAGACACGGAATTTATGCTGGAGAAGGTGCGATAAACAAATGCAATTTAAACTCAAATAATGCTGATAAATTATATCATTATCGGATCACGATTAGTCCACCAACGAATTTCCTTACTAAAACACCGACAATTATCAAGCACGATGAACACGAATTTATATTTGAGGGATTTTCTATGCTCTCTCATTTCCCTCTAGTAAAATTGCCGACTTGTAAAGTAATTAGATTTAATATAGAGTATACAATTCTTTATATAGACGAGAAACTGCCAGAAAATTTCACCATCCAGGAACTGGATTGTTTTC AAACTTACTTATTCAAGGAAATATTGGAACTTGTAGATTTTGATTTACAAGCGGCGCAAGATAAATCCGGTTGTGGACAATTCCATTTTATGCCGAGATTCGTACGCGATTTAGCCGACAACGGACAAGAAATCTTATCGATGAACGaggttttaaattatttaataaaaagtaGTAAACTGTTAATAGATCCAGATGATCTACCTAGGTTAGTAGAAATGCCGCAATATAAATGGCAAAATTTTGCCGATGAGGTGAAGGGCATGATTGTTACATATCCTGGAAAAAAGCCGTGTAGTGTTCGTGTCGATCAGTTGGATAGAAGTCAAACCGATCAACCATCCGGTGCAATTGCTCACCCCGAGATTGTTCATTTTGGAATTAGACCGCCGCAGCTTAGTTATGCAGGAAACGCAGA CTATCAAAAAGCGTGGAGGGATTATGTGAAATTTCGTCATTTATTAGCAAACATGCCGAAACCATCGTTTGAAGATAAGAGAAAGCTAGAAGCGAAAGAGAATAAACTCCAAGAATTAAGAACTCAAAGTAAAATGAAACGTGATGTTACCGTGGATGTTAGTTCCGAAGGATTTTATAGAACCGGAATAATGTGTGATATAGTGCAACACGCCATGTTAATCCCTGTACTTGTTTGCCACCTTAGATTTCATAAATCCTTGGACAATTTAGAACGTACATTGGGATACCGATTTAAGAATAGATACCTCCTTCAATTGGCGTTAACGCATCCCAGTTACCGTGAAAACTTTGGTACAAATCCAGACCACGCGCGGAATTCTTTGACCAATTGCGGGATAAGGCAACCCGAGTACGGCGATCGACGAATTCATTACATGAATACACGGAAACGTGGTATTAATACGTTGATTAATATAATGTCAAGATTCGGGGCGAGAACGGAAACGGAATCTTCGATAGCGCACAATGAAAGACTGGAATTCTTGGGAGACGCGGTGGTCGAGTTTCTTACATCGATTCATCTGTTCCATATGTTTCCTGATTTGGAAGAAGGTGGTTTGGCTACTTACAGAGCAGCGATCGTTCAAAACCAACATCTCGCCGTATTAGCGAAAAAATTAAACTTGGAGGAATACATGCTGTACGCGCATGGTAGTGATCTTTGTCATGATTTAGAATTGAGGCACGCAATGGCGAATTGTTTTGAAGCGTTGATGGGGTCGTTGTTTCTCGACGGAGGTATAGAAGTCGCCGATAGAGTGTTTGGGGAAACACTTTTTAAAGACGAGGAAGATCTTGCGAAAGTTTGGGTGAACTATCCTAAACATCCTTTACAAGAGCAGGAACCAACAGGTGACAGACAGTGGATACCAAGCTTTGAACTCTTGCAA AAGTTAACAAAGTTCGAAGAATCCATTGGTATAGAATTCACCCACATACGTCTTCTAGCAAGAGCATTCACCGATCGCAGTATAGGATACACGAACTTAACGTTGGGTTCTAATCAACGATTAGAATTTTTAGGAGATACCGTATTACAACTCATAGTTTCTGaatatttatacaaatatttCCCAGAACATCACGAAGGTCATTTATCT GGATGA
- the Drosha gene encoding ribonuclease 3 drosha isoform X2: MANPPNAGQSYFWSSEVSQPQNMGYYSVPPPSFPPPNFRQPPPSYNVPVSTIPENKATNFGSSYHSVTTCYQSGVPSSYSDVSYQNQIDTQYSNQNFGLSGYSQPVPGGFNSNWDSRNTYQNNTGTEWISNNYSSDWNKYQNDRNSWNESNKVQEDDGKSMCNKYNEFTSSRKSEWRYRDKESSSSRTVNSKRSRSPECRSRSSRSPHRSRYDSQRDRPSKYHKNSSSSRERSHNEENADRRSSYRRNNSYVPRSQRSFTSHRSRKRSRSQESYSTKASSPSNSSSSKRDLTERELLLEKYRQDYCATSKDMERKMDELSAMGPEGIMENARKVWTRTAPADLYYSRDESNSKVMRGTLKLYELCELFKKVLIDRAAAARALQPPYEPPPRKTRARLCKHKSEVCSSSSSDSDSSMDEDDRTMEELMAKKQHPQRLHPEMWFNDPGEMNDGPLCRCSAKSRRSGIRHGIYAGEGAINKCNLNSNNADKLYHYRITISPPTNFLTKTPTIIKHDEHEFIFEGFSMLSHFPLVKLPTCKVIRFNIEYTILYIDEKLPENFTIQELDCFQTYLFKEILELVDFDLQAAQDKSGCGQFHFMPRFVRDLADNGQEILSMNEVLNYLIKSSKLLIDPDDLPRLVEMPQYKWQNFADEVKGMIVTYPGKKPCSVRVDQLDRSQTDQPSGAIAHPEIVHFGIRPPQLSYAGNADYQKAWRDYVKFRHLLANMPKPSFEDKRKLEAKENKLQELRTQSKMKRDVTVDVSSEGFYRTGIMCDIVQHAMLIPVLVCHLRFHKSLDNLERTLGYRFKNRYLLQLALTHPSYRENFGTNPDHARNSLTNCGIRQPEYGDRRIHYMNTRKRGINTLINIMSRFGARTETESSIAHNERLEFLGDAVVEFLTSIHLFHMFPDLEEGGLATYRAAIVQNQHLAVLAKKLNLEEYMLYAHGSDLCHDLELRHAMANCFEALMGSLFLDGGIEVADRVFGETLFKDEEDLAKVWVNYPKHPLQEQEPTGDRQWIPSFELLQKLTKFEESIGIEFTHIRLLARAFTDRSIGYTNLTLGSNQRLEFLGDTVLQLIVSEYLYKYFPEHHEGHLSVSVAAIFPP, encoded by the exons TCAGTGACAACCTGTTATCAAAGTGGAGTTCCAAGTTCTTATTCCGACGTTTCATATCAAAATCAAATAGACACACAGTACAGTAATCAAAATTTTGGACTTTCTGGTTATTCCCAGCCAGTGCCCGGAGGTTTTAATTCAAACTGGGACAGTAGGAATACCTATCAAAATAATACTGGCACAGAATGGATTTCCAACAATTATTCCTCCGATTGGAATAAATATCAAAATGATAGGAATTCTTGGAACGAATCTAATAAAGTACAAGAAGATGATGGAAAGTCTATGTGCAATAAATACAATGAATTTACAAGTAGTAGAAAATCAGAATGGAGATACAGGGACAAAGAATCTTCCAGTAGTCGTACGGTTAATAGTAAACGTTCTAGAAGTCCTGAATGTAGATCCAGATCTAGTAGATCGCCTCATCGGTCTAGATATGATTCTCAAAGAGACAGACCTTCTAAATACCACAAAAATAGTTCAAGTTCTAGAGAACGTTCGCATAATGAAGAAAATGCAGATAGAAGATCATCTTACAGAAGAAACAATTCGTATGTACCACGTTCTCAAAGATCATTTACAAGTCACAGAAGTAGGAAAAGGTCAAGATCTCAAGAATCTTACTCTACTAAAGCCAGTAGCCCAAGTAATAGTTCCTCTAGTAAGAGGGATTTAACAGAAAGGGAATTACTTCTAGAAAAATAcag GCAAGATTATTGCGCGACTAGCAAAGATATGGAAAGGAAAATGGATGAATTATCTGCTATGGGACCTGAAGGTATTATGGAAAATGCAAGGAAAGTCTGGACGCGTACAGCGCCAGCAGATTTGTATTATAGTAGAGACGAAAGTAATTCAAAAGTAATGAGAGGCACGCTTAAATTGTACGAATTATGCGAGTTATTTAAGAAAGTATTAATCGATAGAGCCGCGGCTGCAAGAGCTTTGCAG CCTCCTTACGAACCACCTCCGCGGAAAACTAGAGCTCGTCTGTGTAAACACAAATCGGAGGTGTGTAGCAGCTCTTCTTCCGACAGCGATAGCTCGATGGACGAGGACGACAGAACAATGGAAGAACTAATGGCAAAGAAACAGCACCCACAAAGATTACATCCTGAAATGTGGTTTAATGATCCTGGAGAA ATGAATGATGGACCGTTATGTAGGTGTAGCGCGAAATCAAGAAGATCTGGAATTAGACACGGAATTTATGCTGGAGAAGGTGCGATAAACAAATGCAATTTAAACTCAAATAATGCTGATAAATTATATCATTATCGGATCACGATTAGTCCACCAACGAATTTCCTTACTAAAACACCGACAATTATCAAGCACGATGAACACGAATTTATATTTGAGGGATTTTCTATGCTCTCTCATTTCCCTCTAGTAAAATTGCCGACTTGTAAAGTAATTAGATTTAATATAGAGTATACAATTCTTTATATAGACGAGAAACTGCCAGAAAATTTCACCATCCAGGAACTGGATTGTTTTC AAACTTACTTATTCAAGGAAATATTGGAACTTGTAGATTTTGATTTACAAGCGGCGCAAGATAAATCCGGTTGTGGACAATTCCATTTTATGCCGAGATTCGTACGCGATTTAGCCGACAACGGACAAGAAATCTTATCGATGAACGaggttttaaattatttaataaaaagtaGTAAACTGTTAATAGATCCAGATGATCTACCTAGGTTAGTAGAAATGCCGCAATATAAATGGCAAAATTTTGCCGATGAGGTGAAGGGCATGATTGTTACATATCCTGGAAAAAAGCCGTGTAGTGTTCGTGTCGATCAGTTGGATAGAAGTCAAACCGATCAACCATCCGGTGCAATTGCTCACCCCGAGATTGTTCATTTTGGAATTAGACCGCCGCAGCTTAGTTATGCAGGAAACGCAGA CTATCAAAAAGCGTGGAGGGATTATGTGAAATTTCGTCATTTATTAGCAAACATGCCGAAACCATCGTTTGAAGATAAGAGAAAGCTAGAAGCGAAAGAGAATAAACTCCAAGAATTAAGAACTCAAAGTAAAATGAAACGTGATGTTACCGTGGATGTTAGTTCCGAAGGATTTTATAGAACCGGAATAATGTGTGATATAGTGCAACACGCCATGTTAATCCCTGTACTTGTTTGCCACCTTAGATTTCATAAATCCTTGGACAATTTAGAACGTACATTGGGATACCGATTTAAGAATAGATACCTCCTTCAATTGGCGTTAACGCATCCCAGTTACCGTGAAAACTTTGGTACAAATCCAGACCACGCGCGGAATTCTTTGACCAATTGCGGGATAAGGCAACCCGAGTACGGCGATCGACGAATTCATTACATGAATACACGGAAACGTGGTATTAATACGTTGATTAATATAATGTCAAGATTCGGGGCGAGAACGGAAACGGAATCTTCGATAGCGCACAATGAAAGACTGGAATTCTTGGGAGACGCGGTGGTCGAGTTTCTTACATCGATTCATCTGTTCCATATGTTTCCTGATTTGGAAGAAGGTGGTTTGGCTACTTACAGAGCAGCGATCGTTCAAAACCAACATCTCGCCGTATTAGCGAAAAAATTAAACTTGGAGGAATACATGCTGTACGCGCATGGTAGTGATCTTTGTCATGATTTAGAATTGAGGCACGCAATGGCGAATTGTTTTGAAGCGTTGATGGGGTCGTTGTTTCTCGACGGAGGTATAGAAGTCGCCGATAGAGTGTTTGGGGAAACACTTTTTAAAGACGAGGAAGATCTTGCGAAAGTTTGGGTGAACTATCCTAAACATCCTTTACAAGAGCAGGAACCAACAGGTGACAGACAGTGGATACCAAGCTTTGAACTCTTGCAA AAGTTAACAAAGTTCGAAGAATCCATTGGTATAGAATTCACCCACATACGTCTTCTAGCAAGAGCATTCACCGATCGCAGTATAGGATACACGAACTTAACGTTGGGTTCTAATCAACGATTAGAATTTTTAGGAGATACCGTATTACAACTCATAGTTTCTGaatatttatacaaatatttCCCAGAACATCACGAAGGTCATTTATCTGTGAGTGTTGCTGCAATTTTTCCCCCATAA